The genome window CCACTACCCAGAGGCTGCGCCGCGCTCGCAGCAAAGGCAGTAACGGAAGCTGCGCGCGGAGTCTCAGGAGCGGGCAGGGGCCGAGCCACCCCCTCACCAGAGGCTGCGTCTTGTCGCTGATTCTGCAGTCACCATGATCCAGGACACCGAGGTCGACATGAAGGAGGTGGAGCTGAACGAGCTAGAACCCGAGAAGCAGCCGATGAACGCGGCGTCGGGGGCGGCTTTGGTGGTGGCGGCCGGCGCCGAGAAGAACGGTCTGGTGAAGATCAAGGTGGCCGAGGACGAGGCGGAGGCGGAGGCCGCGGCCAAATTCACGGGCCTGTCCAAGGAGGAGCTGCTGAAGGTGGCGGGCAGCCCCGGCTGGGTGCGCACCCGCTGGGCCCTGCTGCTGCTCTTCTGGCTCGGCTGGCTCGGCATGCTGGCCGGCGCCGTGGTCATCATCGTGCGGGCGCCGCGCTGTCGCGAGCTGCCAGTACAGAGGTGGTGGCACAAGGGCGCCCTCTACCGCATCGGCGACCTGCAGGCCTTCCAGGGCCGCGACGCCCGCGGCCTGGCTGGTAAGTACGGCGCACACCCTCCCCGCGCCCCTGCGTTAATCCGGTCCCCTGCACCGACCCCCACCCGAAGGTTCTCCACCCCACTTGGAGTGACCGCTCCTGGGCACAcagtcccttcctcctttctttgaAGAAACCCGACCCGCCCCCGACTCTCTCACGAGGGTGGCTGACTCAGCATCCTCCCTACCCCCGCGGCGCCAGGAGCCAGTTGCAACCGGTTTCTGAAGTAACGTGCAAGGCTCCTTACGTCAGCCTCACAACCTCCTCACCCACCTAGGGCCGGGGAGAGGGGGAAAATAGGGAGGTCAGGGGCCTCTTACCTGTTAATCCAGCCCCTCCATTTCAGGTCTGAAGGGGCATCTGGATTACCTGAGCACTCTGAAGGTGAAGGGCCTTGTGCTGGGCCCAATTCACCAGAACCAGAAGGATGATGTCGCCAGGACCAACTTGATACAGATCGACCCCACTCTTGGTTCCAAAGAGGATTTTGACAGTCTCCTGCAGTCTGCCAAGAAAAAGAGTGGGTGTCTTGGGGTTCCCCAGGAAGCAGCTATAAAGGGTTTGGTCTGACCAGAGGAAAAGCAGGATAGGATTTTTGTCTGGTTTACTCCTAACCGACTCAGAGTTTGTCTGGTTTGCTCCTAACTGGTACAGGGGATGTTTGTCAGGCTTCCGCCTAAAATGGATTTGTCAAGTGGTTCAGGGGCTTTCTACTTGGCTGTGCAATCCTGAGCAGGTCATTTAACTTTTGGGCTTTAGTGTCCTTATTTGCAAAGTGTAGGCTTTTACTAAATCAGtggtttttaaacttaaaaaacagTGGATCCTTTTGGAAAACAATGCCAAAAATGTCTTACAACTCAGTATAGaaacctgtttaattttttttatttttaattttttactttttttttagaaacctGTTTAAAAGGGTTCACTTTGGGGGCGGGGAGCCCAGGGCCCCACAACTTGGCCTTCTTTACTATACTATCTTGGCCTTGCAAGATCTTAAGTTCCCTCCTTGCTCACGTCTCTTTCAGTGGAATGAGTTTGCCAGGGTTCAAATCCAAGCTTTTGCACCAAGTAATACATGGGAAATGCTTAACATTTGTTGAAATGCTTGACAATGTTTGTgatttcctcagtttcctcttacCCCAAAGTCTTTCTCACAATTGCCTCTAATCTGCTGTTTAAGGCATCCAAGTCGTTTTGGACCTTACTCCCAACTACCGGGGTCAGAACTCATGGTTCCACTCCACTCAGGTTGACACTGTGGCCACCAAGATGAAGGTGAGTGTGTGGGAGCTGATGGCAGGTGGGAGCCAGATGCTGGGGTTGTTGGTCCTTTCACAGCAAGTCCTGTAAATCTAGCCTGGCTCAAGCCCTGCAAACCTAACCTAGCCTCCCCGAAAGGAGGAACACATCCCACAGCCAGAAGGATAGGCCAGTAGCACACCCCtgttttttcttgttccttttctaaccactcatttttcttgtttcctggACTCTGAGGATAGGACAGTGCCAGGAAGGGAATTTCTCAGGTGTCAGTCTGGAagtttgatttttcttccttgtgagagaggaaggaagccCTTTCTTTATGGGAATCCTGTCCTGACTGATTTCTCAGTTCTTGTTTGATATGTTTGGAGTGGAGCCCAGTCTGAAATTGTAAGCATGGGGATCTTCCTATGTGTCTGGGACTAGGCCAAGTATTTTATAggtgttttctagttctttgtatAACCATACAAGGTATCCATTATTGTCCCTAATCTGTAAATAAGGAAGTTAAGGTTCAGAGGGGCTTCAAGTGCCCAAGATTTGAAGTCCCAAGTAGTCTTACTCCTCTAATGTGCCGTCTCTGAAGGTATAGGCTCAAACTCTATACCTAGCAGGCTGGGAGTAGGGCGTTAAATGTCACTCCAGCTCCTGATGCCTGGCTTCTAGGAAACTGACCAGTTCAGAATgggtaaaacaaaaatggaggCAGATCCTGACAATTTGCTGGCAGCTGTGATTCTGAAGTAGAATTCTGGACTCTCAGCATTTGGGTTGGACCCCTGGGATTATCCAGTTCAGTTCTTGCCAATTACGAGGAGATCCTTTAAAAGTTACTGATAAGAGAATGTTTTCAGATGGTATGGTATGAGGGGTAGTAGCCTCAGGTGAAAATGGAGACCAGAGGAGAGAGCACAtggaacagagaaagagaagaaaaggggttGTGGGGGTGCGGTTCCATGTTATGTGCCAGATGAATGCCAGGGCTTCTGGCCTGGGCCTGTTCTGCAGAGCTGGCCTCTTTTCAAATCTTTGTCTACACTGCCCTGGAGCTGTGCTTTGAATTTCAGTCTTTCATCCTCGGCCTTGCTCTGACCAGTTCTTGTACTCACACCCTCCCCAGGGCTCAGGAAACTAGGAGAGGAGCAATATACTTGCCTTGACAGGCATTTTAGGTCCTGTCTCTGCTGCTCACTGattatgaccttggacatgtCTCCTTGCTTCTCTTAGTctgtttctcatctctaaaatagatACACTTGTATTAGCATTCCAAGTGCCAAGTGTTAAATGAAGTTATGTTTACGGACACACTTTTTCTCTTGGGCCTTTTCCATAGTTGTCAAAGGTGAAGCTTTGTGATTTGCCAGGAGCGGTAATAGAGAAGTAAAATGCCATAGCACTAAGAGAATCAATGGGAAGTTAGAGCTGGAGAGGAGCTAAGCCTTTGtaatagaggtgggaaagtgacAACCAGGCAAGGCAAGTGACATGGGGAAGTGCATGGTGGGCGAGGTTTAGTGTGGGCTGGAATTTTCTGATCCTTTTCCCCTGAGCATTGATATCTTTCCCTCCGTTCTTTTACCCACTGTAGGATGCTCTGAGTTTTTGGCTGCAGGCTGGAGTGGATGGGTTCCAGGTTCGGGATGTGGAGAATCTGACGGTGAGTTCCCTTTCCATGTGAGAGGCAAAGCTTGGGTGAGAATAGAGGGACTCAGCCAGGGACTGGAAatgttccctcttttttttttttttttcttctctcaaattCTTGGAACCTATAGACAATGACGTTCCCTCTTTTTTGATTCTGCTTTTTACCTTCTAGGATACAGTCTCATTTTTGGCTGAGTGGCAGAATATCACCAAGAGCTTCAGTGAACATAAGTGGGTGTCAGAACCCCCTACCCTGACTCAACTCCATTGGCCTTAATaaagtggggagggtggggggtgtTCTTAGTCCACAGAACTTTCTTCACCtccattcttcctttcttgtACCAACCTTGACTCCTATTCTGCCCTGTGCAGGCTCTTGATTGCAGGGACTAACTCCTCCAACCTTCAGCAGATCCTGAGTCTACTTGAATCCACCAAGGACCTGCTATTGACTAGCTCATACCTGTCAAACACCAGTTTCATTGGGGAGCATACAAAATTACTAGTCACCCAGTATTTGAATGCCACTGACAGTCACTGGTGCAGCTGGAGTGTGAGTACCTTGCTGGtgggagcaggggcagggagCCTTTTGGAGAAAAGGGTTGTTGGGAGATGGAGGCAAAGGTGGGCTATGGGGCTTAGCAGTGTGTCTGTCCCTGCAGTTGTCTCAGGCGGGCCTCCTGACTTCCTTCGTGCCAACTCAACTCCTCCGACTCTACCAGATGCTGTTTTTCACCCTGCCGGGTACCCCAGTTTTCAGTTATGGGGATGAGATTGGCCTGAAAGCAGCTTCCCTTCCTGGACAGGTACTGCTTGCTATCTGCCTAGCACAGTGGGGGAGACTGTGTTCATCCATCATATCATGATGGTTCGTTGGATGGTGGCAGACAGACATGAGCCTTGGGGTGAAACTCTGTATAACTCCTAGTTAGTCACTTAGTCAGtagctgggtggccttgggcaagttattttaccCCTGTGAATCTTGGTCATCTCTTCTGTGATACTGCGTTTTTTAAAGGGTGGTtaggcttgtgtgtgtgtgtgtgtgtgtttttcgtCCCAATATAATAAatatcccttgacttggtgttgtcagcaccacgctctcccaagtgagccatgggcccaCCCTTAAATGTGGGTATATTTTTAATGGCAATGCCTGCTACCTGGTAGATGTTCAATGTGATAGGCACCACTCGTTCATTCATTGGACAGGAggtactctgtgccaggctctgtgcacTGCAGGAGCTCATGGTTTAGTGAGGGAGCCAGATGAATAAGCAGAGAAGAACATGGCAGTTAGCCCTGTGACAGGGGTACTGCCATGACGGCATTCATTAGCTTTAGCCACAGGGTTGGGGTTGATGCCCAAACTGATATTTATAGAAcagtcattcatttgtttatagaTTTAACTAATTAGTTAattgattgattattgtttgggcagctggccagtgtggggattcgaacccttgaccttggtattaccagcaccatgttTGTAGATTTTTATTGAATAACTCCTGTGTTCTACACAACAAGGATATAGCAGTGTACAAAAGAGTTGGAGGTGGTCAAATTAGATATCAAGGGTACCtcaattttgtggaaaaaaagagttaaaagataatgcaggactggctggttagctcagctttttagagcatggtgttttaacaccaaggtcaagggttcagatcgccTTGACTgtctactggccagccaccaagaaaaaaaaaaaaaaaagataatgcgaatctttccatgaacttttgaagaccccgtGTATAATAAAGATGTCAGGTGCTGGTAAGTGCTATGCAAAAAAAAGCGGGGTAAGGGGCCTAGAGAATAGGGGATGGAGATATATTTTGTATAGATTGGCCACAGAAGACACAGTGAGATAACAGAGCGGAGACCTGAGGGAAGTGCGAGCTAGCTCGTAGCTGTCTGGGAGCCTTCTAGGCTATGGGAACGGTAGGTGTGCAGGGACCTTGAGGTAGGAGCCTGCCTAGCTTGTCCAGTATTAGTTAGCCAGGCACGGGTGGGGTAGGCTGTGCATCCGTGAGGGTGGGACTGGGAGGAGGGATGAGGGAGAGTGGGCCCAGTCCTTTTTCAAGTCCTATTTTCTCTGCTCTTCAGCCTGAAGAGGCCCCGATCATGCTGTGGGATGAATTCATCTTCTCCAACACCTCGGGGCTCATAAGTGCCAACATGACTGTGAAGGTAAGGGTTTTAGGTGGGCAGGACCTGCTTGGCAGCAGAGGGTGGGCAGGTGGCTTGTAGAAGTCCATTCCCAGGGGACCGCCTCACCTTCGCCTGCTGTGTCTTCATCTTTCTCAGGGCCAGAGTGGAGACCCTGGCTCCCTCCTTTCCCTGTTCCGGAGATTGAGTGAACAGCGGGGTAAGGAGCGCTCCCTGCTGCATGGGGACTTCCATGCTCTCTCCTCCGCACCGGGCCTCTTCTCCTACATCCGCCACTGGGACCAGAATGAGCGTTTCCTGGTAGTGCTCAACTTCAGGGATGTGCGCCTTTCAGCTGGACTGAGGGCCTCCAACCTGCCTGCCAGCGCCAGCCTGCCAGCCAGTGCTGACCTCCTGCTCAGCACCCAGCCAGGCCGTGAAGAGGGCTCCTCTCTTGAGCTGGAACACCTGAGCCTGGAACCTCATGAGGGGCTGTTGCTCCGCTTCCCCTACGTGGCTTGACCAGTACCCACtaccctttccctcccctccccaggtccTTTGGCTTTtggtttttcccttttttcctttttctttatttttttaaaactgtcacAGATTATAGATGAACCTCCAAATAGGGTGTTTTTTACCTTCAAATAAAAGTCACTCCTGCCTGGTAAGGTCTTGtcttccctctgcccctctgTCACAGCAGAAATTTCTCCCCCACTACCCTCCAGACCTGCTCCACAGTGATCTTGGCCAGAGAGTTCCATATGTCTGCTCCTGCCCTTTCATTATTCATTCAGGTACCAAAGCGTAGAGAAGAAGGGGCCTTCCAAGGTCAACAGCAAGGAGGTGTCAGGGCTGGGACCAGCATCCACACTTCCTCGCCCAGGCTGGCCAGGGAGCTCTCAGTAAAGGTCCTCGGTCAAAGTGTGGGCAGTTTTCCTGTTTTTGCAGACTTGACATTTCGGGGAGAAAGAGTGGGGGTGGGATGGCACTTCTAAAGGATGCTAGAGGTCATTCCTTCAACAAgagtttattgaacacacagcaGGTTCCCGAATTGTTCTAGGTCTAGGGGTTACAGCAGGGAACAAAGTGCAAAAATCCCTGCCTCCTTGGGGCTTAAATTCTCATGGGGAGATGGAAAGGAAATAAGACAAGTTGCAGTGTGGTGGATACAGTGATAGTGTTCAAAGAGGAGAAAGTGAAGCAGGAAAGGTGTTTGCAGGTAGAGGGGGTTTGAGGTGGGGCTAGAGGAGGCCTCACCAAGGAGTTAACCTCTGAGTAAAAGTCCTAAAATAAGCGAGGGAATTAACCTGGCTGGGTATGTGGGGAAGGAGCTTTCTGTGGTAGGTGGGCTGGGGCGGGTGTGCTTGTGAGGagtgaggagagggaagggggaaggggatgggaggAGCGGGCAGATGGTGGTGGCCACAGTAAGGTGGTCACATAGGGTGCCCGGACGTTGGCCCCTGCACAGGTGGAGGGCATAGTCCCCACAAAATCGCCCTCACTTAAGACACCAGCTGCAAGGTCAGGGGTCCCCGTGACCATCCTCAGGCGAGTAGTATGCTGTGATGACTCACGGAACTCGGGAAAGCACTGGGATGAGTTTTATTACAACCGAAGGACAAGATGCGTAGGGATCCAGATGTGAGGCTTCCAGATGTCCTCTCCCAGTGAAGACCTGGACACAGTACCTCCTCCTGGCCACATAGAACAACCAAGCAGGGAAGCTCAACTGAGATTTTGGTGCCTAGAGTTTTTCTTGGGGCTGACCTGTAGTCTACAGCCCCTCCCAGAGCTTAGGActaataccttttattttttaacttttaaaaaatttttatttaattttatttaaaagatgactggtaaggggatcttaaccctggacttggtgttgtcagcaccacgctctcccaagtgagctaaccagccatccctatatagggacctgaacccacggccttggtgttatcggcaccgcacactcccaagtgagccacaggccggcgcTTTTGGGCTAATAGATTTAATCTTCATTCCCTCCAGAGGTTGCATGTCCCAGAGCTCTCATATATCACATTGTTTGCCCAGTGGCTGAAGTCCCCTAACAAACACACTCCTATCAGGCAGGACATTCCAGGTGCCTAGAGATCACTGTAGCTGAGGGCAAAGGCCAGACCTGGGTAAGTAAATTCACCACACATTAGGGGCTAATAAGTGGAATGGGAGTTGTTGGAGGGTTTTGAGCGGAGTGACATGGTCTGACTGATTTTAACAAGCCAACCGACTGGCTGGCTAACCTGGAGCAAGGAAGCTGGTTAGGATGGTTTGCTACTGCAACCTAGAAAATGGTTGACCTTTGAACAACGTGGTTTTGAACTGCATGGGTACACTTACAtgtgggttttttaatttttatttttgttttatttatttatttttaaaaaagatgaccggtaaggggatctcaatccttgacttggtgttgtctcaaccacgctctcccaagtgagttaaccggccatccctctataaggatctgaacccacggcctcggtgttatcagcaccacactctcccaagtgagccacgggctggctccATACGtgagtttttttaaatgaataaatttgtgaAGCCATCCCTGCAGCTACGTGACAAATTcataaagtttcttttctttttttacaatggTCCTTACTCTGGATTtatttagaatacagcatatggTACATATACCATCCCAAATATGCATTAATCAACTGTGTTATTGGTAAGTCTTCCATCAACAGGCTATTAGTacttaagttttgggggagtcaaaattATAGGCAGGTTTTTGACTGCTTGTGGGGGTTGGTGCTCCTAACCCCTGCATTGTTCAGTGGTCAACCACTTAACTAGGATGGTTGAGTGGAGGTGGTAAGAGGTATTTGGATCCTGTGTTTATTTTGCAGGCAGATTCACAGGGTTTGCTGTGGGTCCTGTCGCAGTCACCGTAATtcttatgttggcctcatagccCTTGGGGTTAAGTTCGGCCCTCCTagcttccttttatttatttatgttttcgcagctggccagtaagaggatccaaacccttaaccttggtgttacaaggccttgcaccttgctctaaccaactgaactaaccagccagtccctctCTTAGCTTCCTTACGGAAAAGAACACTAGACACTGAGCATGGGCTACTCTTCCTCTGGGCTGGGGCTTGAGATGGACCTGGGCCTCTGAGGGTATCCTGGTGTACTGGACAGTTCAAGAGAttagaagacccaaataaaggCCCTAGCTGCCCACCTTTACCCCGTCCTGCCTGAGGCCTGGAAGGGAAGGAATACCTGCAGCAGTTCCTGAGAATATACACCCAGCCAGCTGGACCTCTCCGCCTCTCTGCCTAGggtttcctttctccctccccttctggcCCTTGTCTATTCTGGGCCTCTTCCTGaggctccccaccccttccctgttCATGTCCTTTCTCAGGTTCCCAGCTCCAGCTACccctttttccctcttcctctgcctcctgacctTCCCTTTGACTCACAAGTTTTTGTCATAGTGTCTCTACAGATGGAGCCTCATCACTATTATGTGCTTTGCAATTTACTGTggattttcacttaaaaaaaattgtaaaatatgcaTGACATAAACTgcaccattttaactattttcaaGTGTATAGTTCAgcggcattaagtacattcacattgtgcaGCCATCAGCACCATcggtctccagaactttttatcatctcaaactgaaactgtactatttaaataataactcccccccatatttgtttgttttttaaaaacattttatggttgtaagaacacttaacatgagatctaccctcttaacaaatttaagtGTATAATACATTTTTACTGACTATAGGTACAGTGTTGTACAGCAGATTTCTAGAGTTTATTCATCTTGCTTTAACTGAAACCTCATGCCCATTAGTTAGTAACTCCTCATTTCCCCCTACCCctaggccctggcaaccactccaCTTTTTGATTCTATAATTCTATGAATGTGACTATTTTGGATAACTCATGTATGTGAATCATGCAGTGTTCGTCTTTCTGTGACTTCCTtgtttcacttggcataatgtacTCGCaatccatccatattgttgcatattgcagaattaactttttttaaaggctgaatgtattccattatgtatatataccacattttctttttccattcatctgtccatggacatttaggttgtttccacatcttggctattgtgaataatgctgcaaggTACATTGGAATGGTAATATCTATTGGAGATCcagatttcagttcttttggataagTACCCAGACgtgggattgccggatcatatggtagttctgtgtTTAGTTTTCTgaagaacctccacactgttttccaaagtggctgctccatcttgcattctcaccaacagtatacaagggttccaatttctgtacatcctctccagcacttgTTGTCTCTGCTCTTGTTgtcttgtctttttgatgatagctgTCCTGACCGGTGTGAGGTGACATttcattgtggatttgatttgcattttgctgatgattagtgatgttgggcatctttacATATACCTGTCGGTcatatatatatcttctttgtagaaaCATCTATTGAtgtgctttgcccattttttaattgggttatttgttttttttgctgttgagttgtaggagttccttacaCATTTTGGAAACTTAACCCTTATCAGATAAATGGCTTACAAGtatttttcccattccataggttgccttttacTCTGTTATTTCCTTTGGTGTGCAGAAATGTTTTAGCTTAatgtcccacttgtttatttttgtttttgttgcctgtgcttttggtgtcatccATGAAGTCATTGCCAAGACCAACTTGGTGAAGCTTTTcctatatgttttcttctagaagtttcacagtttcaagtcttacatttaagtctttaacctattttgacttgatttttgtgtacagtaGAAGGGTGCAAATTTGTTCtttgcatgtgggtatccagttttctcaacaccatttgctgaaaaactgtcctttcctcattgtgtatTCTGGGCactcttgtcaaagatcagttcactatatatgtatgtttatttctggggcctctattttgttccatttgtctgtatctctgtttttatgctagtaccatactgttttgattactgtagccttattatatatatatatatatgtataatttcagtcttaggaaataaaatgtttattgaaatgcATGTAGATAAATTATCACCAGCATAAAACTGTTAGTGGAGTTTTCAACATAAGTTCTTTTTACTCTTAGAATGAAGTAAGGCTTTACCATTTTATTGTCCCACAGGAAAAATATTATATGCCTCTGTTCAGATAGAGTCCttaaaaaagcaaattacttTTGAAATGCTCTCTTAAATATCTCTAGCCTATTTGGCTTCCCTCAGGTGATATTGCTGTCCTTCCCCACTGGACAGTCTGTTGAAtggtattatggattgaattgtgtccccccaaagtttaatgtgttggagacGTGGTCCCCACCGTGAAAGTGTTAAGacggtgggaaatactattatgatGACTGAAAggtgagccttgaagaggtgattagattgtaggactgtgcaatagtgaatggattaaaaatggtgatcatgggtttggttctgaaggcttttaaaagaagagtacgTCAGAAGTTAATCTCTCAGCTCGccattctcaccacgtgacacATTGCATTGCTGTATGGTCACCTTATCAGATgggttccctgcactgtggacttcctagcctctaaaactgtaagcaataaattttgttttctttgcaaatcacccaatttcaggtatttctgttataaaccacagactaatacaaatgggCTTATCTTCACAGTGGTTTTCTTTGTGGAATACCACCAGGATTTCCAAGTGGCctaattaatgccattatcatagCCACTAGGAGTGGATGCTTTTGAGTAAGTGCCAACTTGGTAATAAATTCCTTTGAGGTGGCTAGCACGACACTTTGTTCCTCCACCAACCAGATCCATCCTGTTCAGCACAGTTGCCTTCAAATTTACTGTTGTCATTATCCTAGGTACTGGACTGCATGCCATTGTGGGATGTGAAAAACTTGTCAGTAGGATCATCACCAAAATCATAGCCATCTCTGGCATCTCCACCAATGAAGTAGGCATATGTCAGGCAGAATTTGTCAGCTTCAGGTCCCATCCTGAACATGGCATATTCTGCAGTACTGGTCCTGCCATTCCAGTCTTCCAGTTGCACTCTTAATGTGTATGGGATTGCAGACTGTGTGCTTATCAAAAGAATCTTCTCATTTCCCAGCCAAAACTCTGTGGTCCAGTAGGAGACAGATGTCTAAACCCTTCCATACATTGAGTCCAGTTTCTGAAATTCACACTGCCACAGATGTCTAAACCCTTCCATACATTGAGTCCAGTTTCCGAAATTCACACTGCCATCAAGTCTCTTCTGAAGCACTGTCCATCCATTTACAGATCTATCAGTTTCACAGTAGACTGAGAACGGCTGGTTAGCTTTCAGAGGTTTGATAAAGTAAAGCCCACTGTCTTTGGCTCCCTTATTGGCAGTGCCTTAACAATTTGTCAGTTGTATCATATATTTGAGCTGTGTCTTTGCAAGGTTCCTGGCACTTTTCTTCAAGTTGAGCTAACTTCTGTTTCAAGTTAATGATCTTTTGAtgatttaaattatgtatttccTGCAAAAACTGAATCAAATACTTGATTCATGTGTTAAAATCAATGCTTCATATTTCCTTCTACCATTTTCTTGGAATTCTGAGTAGTGCTCTAtcatatttggtttttttttttttttttttttttttaaaagatgaccggtaaggggatcttaacccttgacttggtgttgtcagcaccacactcacccagtgagcaaaccggccatccctatatgggatccgaacccgcggccttggcactcccagcgccgcactctcc of Cynocephalus volans isolate mCynVol1 chromosome 4, mCynVol1.pri, whole genome shotgun sequence contains these proteins:
- the SLC3A2 gene encoding amino acid transporter heavy chain SLC3A2, coding for MDPKPEPSTGVMSVPRQSPSAHPGPGVQSHSAAGDSVTMIQDTEVDMKEVELNELEPEKQPMNAASGAALVVAAGAEKNGLVKIKVAEDEAEAEAAAKFTGLSKEELLKVAGSPGWVRTRWALLLLFWLGWLGMLAGAVVIIVRAPRCRELPVQRWWHKGALYRIGDLQAFQGRDARGLAGLKGHLDYLSTLKVKGLVLGPIHQNQKDDVARTNLIQIDPTLGSKEDFDSLLQSAKKKSIQVVLDLTPNYRGQNSWFHSTQVDTVATKMKDALSFWLQAGVDGFQVRDVENLTDTVSFLAEWQNITKSFSEHKLLIAGTNSSNLQQILSLLESTKDLLLTSSYLSNTSFIGEHTKLLVTQYLNATDSHWCSWSLSQAGLLTSFVPTQLLRLYQMLFFTLPGTPVFSYGDEIGLKAASLPGQPEEAPIMLWDEFIFSNTSGLISANMTVKGQSGDPGSLLSLFRRLSEQRGKERSLLHGDFHALSSAPGLFSYIRHWDQNERFLVVLNFRDVRLSAGLRASNLPASASLPASADLLLSTQPGREEGSSLELEHLSLEPHEGLLLRFPYVA